The following proteins are co-located in the Micromonospora viridifaciens genome:
- a CDS encoding non-ribosomal peptide synthetase, translating to MTTSLPTSALHGVSLPYPEATLVELITAQAARTPDAVAVRQWGDVLSYRQLVERAAQLAAVLREQGVGPETRVGICASRRPELVVTVLGVLMAGGCYVPLDAGGPRHRLRDIVDDAGVGLVVGDLAEAEFGGTPGVRTLAPSATAPRPVAPLDACPAIPDNTAYVLFTSGSTGRPKGVLTTHRNLVQFVLGCAADTDADQGIRALCYASLGFDAVVIGLFVPLVVGGSVQLIGEEDRADPDRIRRFVVAHEVNWGHLTVPVLSLLDPADLPGWRLVMCGGEAVPADLARRWSRDRRFVDTYGPTETTVTAVAAELAGPIEDPVTIGLPVPNHRAYVVDADLRLVEPGAVGELLIGGPGLATGYLNRPGLTAERFVPDPFSGLPGARLYRTGDLVRQAPDHTLVYLGRADRQLKIQGQRIEPGEIEAVLRAHPEVDAVAVEPVSGPVRTELVAFLTPADAPDHAQLREYLHDRLTPAMRPSRVIRLDRLPVSPVTGKLDRAALRALAAPSAADPASPADSTGPADSTGDGGDPVRGPLTRIWRRLVGAEPRPDSDFLADGGDSITAMRLVAAIRDELGRRVDTRDLFTGRTFAALVDRVRTAPPADGDGLTTGNPPTLSPPQRRLWFMDQIAPSSAPYNIAVAHRLRGPLDTAALGAALRAVAERHDVLRWRIPQTGGVPYAVREEPTDVAVPVVDLTGAADAEAELATLLAAGAGHAFDLATGPPWQVTVYRLGADEHVLAMTLHHAVFDGWSEAVLYDDLAAAYARAVAGEPPALPALPATYADYAVWRAERDRRRGAADLVWWTEHLAGAPTVLDLPRDRPRPAVQTYAGAESAVVLSETADRAVRELAARRGTTVAAVLLAGFGELLRRLTGVDDHVLGAIVADRRLAAFDDVIGFFIDTVPVRVRAGSASFAELVDRCAAELHEVTEHPGAPLERIIEALGVGRDTSRAPLVQVLFNVLNYVPPRLVLPGLAAQPLPVPKPGSPFDLTVYVVERAGRAGVEVVHNPDLFDADRIEALLADLAGLVGALAADADAPADKVAAELPRPAARVAALGAMTVAAEPARAPLPAGPDALTATEELIAGIWQEVLGRDRVGVADNFFDIGGHSMALAAVHARLTEATGRSISMLDLFRHPTVRALAASLDGAADRPELARAALRAAARRGRARRTPPRRPNQP from the coding sequence GTGACCACGAGCCTGCCCACCTCCGCCCTGCACGGCGTGTCACTGCCGTACCCGGAGGCGACGCTGGTCGAGCTGATCACGGCCCAGGCCGCCCGTACCCCGGACGCGGTCGCCGTGCGCCAGTGGGGCGACGTGCTCAGCTACCGGCAGCTCGTCGAGCGGGCCGCCCAGCTGGCGGCGGTCCTGCGCGAGCAGGGGGTGGGGCCGGAGACCCGGGTCGGCATCTGCGCGTCCCGCCGGCCGGAGCTGGTGGTCACCGTGCTGGGCGTGCTGATGGCGGGCGGCTGCTACGTGCCGCTGGACGCCGGCGGGCCGCGCCACCGGCTGCGGGACATCGTCGACGACGCGGGCGTCGGCCTGGTCGTCGGTGACCTGGCCGAGGCGGAGTTCGGCGGGACGCCCGGCGTACGGACCCTCGCGCCGTCGGCCACCGCGCCGCGGCCGGTGGCACCGCTCGACGCCTGCCCCGCGATTCCGGACAACACCGCCTACGTGCTGTTCACCTCCGGGTCGACGGGCCGGCCCAAGGGGGTGCTCACCACCCATCGCAACCTGGTCCAGTTCGTCCTCGGCTGCGCCGCCGACACCGACGCCGACCAGGGCATCCGGGCGCTCTGCTACGCCTCCCTCGGCTTCGACGCGGTCGTCATCGGACTCTTCGTGCCGCTGGTGGTCGGCGGCTCGGTGCAGCTGATCGGCGAGGAGGACCGGGCCGACCCGGACCGGATCCGGCGGTTCGTGGTGGCGCACGAGGTCAACTGGGGGCACCTCACCGTCCCGGTCCTGTCCCTGCTCGACCCCGCCGACCTGCCCGGCTGGCGGCTGGTGATGTGCGGCGGGGAGGCCGTTCCGGCCGACCTCGCCCGGCGGTGGTCCCGGGATCGGCGGTTCGTCGACACCTACGGCCCGACCGAGACGACGGTGACGGCGGTCGCCGCCGAGCTCGCCGGGCCCATCGAGGACCCGGTGACCATCGGCCTGCCCGTGCCCAACCACCGGGCCTACGTGGTCGACGCCGACCTGCGGCTGGTCGAGCCCGGCGCGGTGGGTGAGCTGCTGATCGGCGGGCCGGGCCTGGCCACCGGGTATCTCAACCGCCCCGGCCTGACCGCCGAGCGGTTCGTGCCGGACCCCTTCTCCGGCCTGCCCGGGGCGCGCCTCTACCGCACCGGCGACCTGGTCCGCCAGGCGCCCGACCACACCCTCGTCTACCTCGGACGCGCCGACCGGCAGCTCAAGATCCAGGGGCAGCGGATCGAGCCGGGCGAGATCGAGGCCGTGCTGCGGGCGCATCCCGAGGTGGACGCCGTCGCGGTCGAGCCGGTGTCCGGCCCGGTGCGCACCGAGCTGGTCGCCTTCCTCACCCCGGCCGACGCGCCCGACCACGCGCAGCTGCGCGAGTACCTGCACGACCGGCTCACCCCCGCCATGCGGCCGAGCCGGGTGATCCGGCTGGACCGGCTGCCGGTCAGCCCGGTGACCGGCAAGCTCGACCGGGCCGCGCTGCGCGCCCTGGCCGCGCCGTCCGCCGCCGACCCCGCCAGTCCCGCCGACTCCACCGGCCCCGCCGACTCCACCGGCGACGGCGGCGACCCGGTACGGGGGCCGCTGACCCGGATCTGGCGGCGGCTGGTGGGCGCGGAGCCCCGCCCGGACAGCGACTTCCTCGCCGACGGCGGCGACTCGATCACCGCCATGCGGCTGGTCGCCGCGATCCGCGACGAGCTGGGCCGGCGCGTGGACACCCGGGACCTGTTCACCGGCCGCACCTTCGCCGCGCTGGTCGACCGGGTCCGCACCGCACCGCCCGCCGACGGCGACGGGTTGACCACCGGCAACCCGCCCACGCTCTCCCCGCCCCAGCGGCGGCTGTGGTTCATGGACCAGATCGCCCCGTCCAGCGCGCCCTACAACATCGCGGTCGCGCACCGGCTGCGTGGGCCGCTGGACACCGCCGCGCTCGGCGCCGCGCTGCGCGCCGTGGCCGAACGCCACGACGTGCTGCGCTGGCGGATCCCGCAGACCGGCGGGGTGCCGTACGCGGTCCGCGAGGAGCCGACCGACGTGGCCGTCCCGGTGGTGGACCTGACCGGCGCCGCCGACGCCGAGGCGGAGCTGGCCACCCTGCTGGCCGCCGGGGCCGGGCACGCGTTCGACCTGGCCACCGGGCCGCCCTGGCAGGTCACCGTCTACCGGCTCGGCGCCGACGAGCACGTGCTCGCCATGACCCTGCACCACGCGGTCTTCGACGGCTGGTCCGAGGCGGTGCTCTACGACGACCTCGCCGCCGCGTACGCCCGCGCGGTCGCCGGCGAGCCGCCGGCCCTGCCCGCGCTGCCCGCCACGTACGCCGACTACGCGGTCTGGCGGGCCGAGCGGGACCGCCGCCGGGGCGCGGCCGACCTGGTCTGGTGGACCGAGCACCTGGCCGGCGCGCCGACCGTGCTCGACCTGCCCCGCGACCGGCCCCGCCCGGCGGTGCAGACGTACGCCGGCGCCGAGTCCGCGGTCGTGCTCTCCGAGACCGCCGATCGGGCGGTACGCGAGTTGGCCGCGCGGCGCGGCACCACCGTCGCCGCCGTGCTGCTCGCCGGCTTCGGCGAGCTGCTGCGCCGGCTCACCGGGGTCGACGACCACGTGCTCGGCGCGATCGTGGCCGACCGGCGGCTGGCCGCCTTCGACGACGTCATCGGCTTCTTCATCGACACCGTGCCGGTCCGGGTCCGCGCCGGCTCCGCGAGCTTCGCCGAGCTGGTCGACCGCTGCGCCGCCGAGCTGCACGAGGTGACCGAGCACCCCGGCGCCCCGCTCGAACGGATCATCGAGGCGCTCGGCGTCGGCCGGGACACCTCCCGCGCCCCGCTGGTGCAGGTGCTGTTCAACGTGCTCAACTACGTCCCGCCCCGGCTCGTCCTGCCCGGCCTGGCCGCGCAGCCGCTGCCGGTGCCGAAGCCCGGCTCGCCCTTCGACCTCACCGTCTACGTGGTGGAGCGGGCCGGCCGGGCCGGCGTCGAGGTGGTGCACAACCCGGACCTGTTCGACGCCGACCGGATCGAGGCGCTCCTGGCCGACCTGGCCGGCCTGGTCGGCGCCCTGGCCGCCGACGCGGACGCCCCGGCCGACAAGGTCGCCGCCGAGCTGCCCCGGCCGGCGGCCCGGGTGGCCGCCCTCGGCGCGATGACCGTCGCCGCCGAGCCGGCCCGGGCCCCGCTGCCCGCCGGGCCCGACGCGCTCACCGCCACCGAGGAGCTGATCGCCGGCATCTGGCAGGAGGTGCTCGGCCGGGACCGGGTCGGAGTCGCCGACAACTTCTTCGACATCGGCGGCCACTCGATGGCCCTCGCCGCGGTGCACGCCCGGCTCACCGAGGCCACCGGCCGCTCGATCAGCATGCTCGACCTGTTCCGCCACCCGACCGTGCGGGCCCTCGCCGCCAGCCTCGACGGCGCGGCCGACCGGCCGGAGCTGGCCCGCGCCGCGTTGCGCGCCGCCGCCCGTCGCGGCCGGGCCCGCCGTACCCCACCTCGACGACCGAACCAACCGTGA
- a CDS encoding lantibiotic dehydratase → MSHLLPLGDTGWLVWRDVVLRTAGFPAAGLDRFAAPEAAAVADALLAGDSSPELLDKALREAFARSSAAVGEIAADPLLREAVTWQNPDMLVALDGLLRTDPEVRNKPRRKREIAVLRYWQRYCGKAETIGFFGPVCWGAVDPAGPDTRLAPGPGLVARRTVCFEAWALMAYADRLADDLAVRRWWAPALPPHLTVEGRQLCRPLHPPIDLPPVEARLLAACDGRTPAVELVARVRADGGVRTEADGFLLLDRLVERGLLTWDAGLPNNPHAERVLDQRIAAIGDPAVRTRVAADFDRLRAARDEVATAAGDPDRLAAALAALNVEFTAVTGRPATRHGGQMYTGRTLVYEETARDLEFSLGTAVLDALAAPLAVVLQTARWLTAEIGAGCERILTDLYAELAADGPVRLADIWSLAQGLLMAPDGPVAVAGAAFTARWAELFGLTDLPPGQSEVRLDSADLAERVRRLFPADRPGWPSARIHSPDVQLSADSVEALNRGEFLLVLGELHPATAPFDSAVFSPFHPDPAALRAGLDADLGPARIRLLYPADFPRQTTRTTWHFAGPRDRQLGIDTARGADVDRLVPATGVRVESVAGELTAVLPDGSRWPLVEVFANLLGSVLLDSFKLVAPAALTPRITIDRLVVARRAWRTTVGESGLTGHPNEAERFLAVRRFRARLGLPERVFVKVGTEVKPCYVDLSGPLYAQSLCAMVDAAARSGPDVSVVVSELLPAPEQAWVTDARGARYVSEVRLQVTDPAAFRTSEESR, encoded by the coding sequence CCTGCTGCCGCTCGGCGACACCGGCTGGTTGGTGTGGCGGGACGTGGTGCTGCGTACCGCCGGTTTCCCGGCGGCCGGGCTGGACCGGTTCGCCGCGCCGGAGGCGGCCGCCGTCGCCGACGCCCTGCTCGCCGGCGACAGCAGCCCGGAGCTGCTGGACAAGGCGCTGCGGGAGGCGTTCGCGCGATCCTCGGCGGCGGTCGGGGAGATCGCCGCCGACCCGCTGCTGCGCGAGGCGGTCACCTGGCAGAACCCGGACATGCTCGTCGCGCTCGACGGGCTGCTGCGCACCGATCCGGAGGTGCGCAACAAGCCCCGCCGCAAGCGGGAGATCGCGGTGCTGCGGTACTGGCAGCGCTACTGCGGCAAGGCGGAGACCATCGGCTTCTTCGGCCCGGTCTGCTGGGGCGCCGTCGACCCGGCCGGCCCGGACACCCGGCTGGCTCCGGGGCCCGGCCTGGTCGCCCGCCGGACGGTCTGCTTCGAGGCGTGGGCGCTGATGGCGTACGCCGACCGGCTCGCCGACGACCTGGCCGTCCGCCGGTGGTGGGCCCCGGCGCTGCCGCCCCACCTGACCGTCGAGGGACGGCAGCTCTGCCGGCCGCTGCACCCACCGATCGACCTGCCCCCCGTCGAGGCCCGGCTGCTCGCCGCCTGCGACGGCCGGACGCCGGCGGTCGAGCTGGTGGCGCGGGTACGCGCCGACGGCGGCGTGCGGACCGAGGCCGACGGATTCCTGCTGCTGGACCGGCTGGTCGAACGCGGCCTGCTCACCTGGGACGCCGGCCTGCCCAACAACCCCCACGCCGAGCGGGTGCTCGACCAGCGGATCGCCGCGATCGGCGACCCGGCGGTGCGGACCCGGGTGGCCGCCGACTTCGACCGGCTCCGGGCCGCTCGGGACGAGGTGGCCACGGCCGCCGGCGACCCGGACCGGCTCGCGGCGGCCCTCGCCGCGCTGAACGTCGAGTTCACCGCCGTCACCGGCCGGCCGGCCACCCGGCACGGCGGGCAGATGTACACCGGACGCACCCTCGTCTACGAGGAGACCGCCCGCGACCTGGAGTTCAGCCTCGGCACGGCGGTGCTCGACGCGCTGGCTGCCCCCCTCGCGGTGGTGCTCCAGACCGCCCGGTGGCTGACCGCCGAGATCGGCGCCGGCTGCGAACGGATCCTCACCGACCTGTACGCCGAGCTCGCCGCGGACGGCCCGGTGCGGCTGGCCGACATCTGGTCGCTGGCCCAGGGCCTCCTGATGGCCCCCGACGGGCCGGTCGCCGTGGCCGGCGCCGCCTTCACCGCCCGGTGGGCCGAGCTGTTCGGGCTGACCGACCTGCCGCCCGGGCAGTCCGAGGTCCGGCTGGACAGCGCCGACCTGGCCGAACGGGTCCGGCGGCTGTTCCCCGCCGACCGGCCCGGCTGGCCCTCCGCCCGGATCCACAGCCCCGACGTCCAGCTCAGCGCGGACAGCGTCGAGGCGCTCAACCGGGGCGAGTTCCTGCTGGTCCTCGGCGAGCTGCACCCGGCGACCGCGCCCTTCGACAGCGCGGTGTTCAGCCCGTTCCACCCCGACCCGGCGGCGCTGCGCGCCGGCCTCGACGCCGACCTCGGACCGGCCCGGATCCGGCTGCTCTACCCGGCCGACTTCCCCCGGCAGACCACCCGCACCACCTGGCACTTCGCCGGCCCGCGGGACCGGCAGCTGGGCATCGACACCGCCCGGGGCGCCGACGTCGACCGGCTGGTCCCGGCCACCGGCGTACGCGTCGAGTCGGTGGCGGGCGAGCTGACCGCGGTGCTGCCCGACGGGTCCCGCTGGCCGCTGGTGGAGGTCTTCGCCAACCTGCTCGGCTCGGTGCTGCTGGACAGCTTCAAGCTGGTCGCGCCGGCGGCGCTCACCCCGCGCATCACCATCGACCGGCTCGTCGTCGCCCGCCGCGCCTGGCGGACCACCGTCGGCGAGTCGGGTCTGACCGGCCACCCGAACGAGGCGGAGCGGTTCCTCGCCGTACGCCGCTTCCGGGCCCGGCTCGGCCTGCCCGAGCGGGTCTTCGTCAAGGTCGGCACCGAGGTCAAGCCCTGCTACGTCGACCTGAGCGGCCCGCTGTACGCGCAGTCGCTCTGCGCCATGGTCGACGCCGCCGCCCGGTCCGGCCCGGACGTCTCCGTGGTGGTCAGCGAGCTGCTGCCCGCCCCGGAACAGGCGTGGGTGACCGATGCCCGCGGCGCGCGCTACGTCAGCGAGGTCCGGCTGCAGGTCACCGACCCTGCCGCCTTCCGTACGAGTGAGGAGTCCCGGTGA